In Perca fluviatilis chromosome 14, GENO_Pfluv_1.0, whole genome shotgun sequence, a genomic segment contains:
- the LOC120573112 gene encoding uncharacterized protein LOC120573112: MFTPVELAFLAEYTKTMSPFAKALDVLQGEANVQMGWLVPTITLLQAKLQHLCISSKSCRPLIEAVLAGLEKRFGQMLTDPELIAAAILVPKFKTCWTSDECVLKLGLDYIKSHLKEQVVVNEGGDIYHSSEEEDFFSAIKQSSSQENTKQLETYLGCPGDTTDVLKSFPAVCRLSLRLNTALPASAACERLFSTAGLIFTPKRARVDSKNFENQLLLKLNKGFW, from the exons GTTCACTCCTGTTGAGCTTGCTTTTTTGGCAGAGTATACCAAGACCATGAGCCCATTTGCAAAAGCGCTTGATGTTCTCCAGGGAGAGGCCAATGTGCAGATGGGATGGTTGGTACCTACAATAACACTACTCCAGGCGAAGCTCCAGCACCTCTGCATTTCCTCCAAGTCCTGTAGGCCTTTGATTGAAGCAGTTCTAGCAGGCCTTGAAAAACGTTTTGGACAGATGCTCACAGATCCAGAGCTAATTGCCGCTGCCATTCTCGTCCCCAAATTCAAGACCTGCTGGACAAGTGATGAATGTGTCCTAAAACTGG GCCTTGACTACATCAAAAGTCACCTGAAGGAACAAGTTGTGGTGAATGAAGGAGGTGATATCTACCATTCTTCGGAGGAGGAGGACTTTTTTTCAGCAATCAAGCAGTCCAGTTCCCAAGAAAATACCAAACAGCTGGAGACCTACCTGGGGTGCCCAGGTGATACAACGGATGTACTGAAGTCTTTCCCGGCAGTATGCCGCCTGTCATTGAGGCTTAACACGGCACTACCTGCCTCCGCTGCCTGCGAGAGACTGTTCAGCACTGCAGGGCTGATTTTTACACCAAAAAGGGCACGTGTTGATTCCAAGAACTTTGAAAATCAGCTTCTTTTGAAGCTAAACAAAGGTTTTTGGTAG